Sequence from the Verrucomicrobiota bacterium genome:
AATCCCGGCGAACTCATCCGGTCCGCTGTTCTCGTGGCATAACCACAGCCCTGCGATTACCGAATGCCCGAACGGCGATCTGTTGGCGGCGTGGTTTTCGTGCGTGGATGAAGGTGGCAGTGAGTTGTGCAATGTGGCCTCCCGCCTGCGCCAAGGTAGCACTGAGTGGGAACCAGCTTCGCCCTTCTGGGACGGCGCGGACGTAAACGATCACGCGCCGAAACTCTGGTGGGATGGTGACCACACGCTCTATCACTTTGCGCGCGGCTTCGCGGAAAACATCCTGAGGACTTCCACGAACAACGGTGCAACGTGGTCCAAGGCACGCACTCTTTTTCCGCACGGCGAGTTCGGCAACCAACTGCTCCGTACGCGCGAAGGGTATCTTCTGATCACCCACGACTCGCGCACCACAGGTCTCGTCAGCAGCCGGGATGGCGGCCAGACATGGAACGCGATTGAGATGCTGAAGCGCGACACCGCCGCCGAAATACGGCCCGGCGGCACCGGGCATCGCCCACCCGGCATCCACGCGCCAATTGTGCAACTCGCGGATGGCAGCATTATGGCGATCAGCCGGCAGGATCCCAAGGAGGACCAGGCGCGTTTCCACGGCAAGACGCCTATCAGCATCACCCGCGACTGGGGAAAAACGTGGACCTTCGCCGAATCCGAGTTTCCCGCCATCAGCAGCGCGCAACGCGCGGTGCTCTTTCGCTTGCACGAAGGCCCGCTGTTGCTCTGCTCCTATACCGATCAGGGCCTCAACTGGAAACAGCGCCAGGGGCTGCAATTCAAAGCCGCCGACGGCAGCGAGTTCACTGGTTACGGTCTCTTCGCCGCCGTATCCTTTGACGACGGCAAAACATGGCCTGCCCGCCGTCTGATTACTCCCGGCGGTCCCAAACGCACTGAACCGACGATTGATCGAGGCGCGTTCATCGTGAGCGACACGATGGCGGAACCCACCGGGTACCTCGCGGTAACCCAAACGCGCGATGGCCGCGTCCAACTTCTTAGCAGCAAAAACCATTACGTCTTTAATCTCGCATGGCTCAAAACCTTGCCACCCGCTCCCAAGAAATAATCAACCCGCTCGAATGAAAACTCAAACCAACCGTTCCTGGTCCACGCTTAATTTGTTGTTGCTCGCGGCAACCATTGCCGCATGGCCGCCGATGCAGGCGGCAGAATCGCCGAAACTTGCGCCCGTCCTGCAACCGTTCGTGGAGGACCGCACGCTGGCGGGGGCGGTGATCCTCGTCGCCGATACGAATAAAATCCTCGCCCTCGAAGCGGTCGGTTGGATGGACATCGCGGCGAAAAAACCGATGCGCCCGGACTGCGTGTTCTGGATCGCCTCGCAATCGAAGCCAATCACGGCAACCGCGCTGATGATCCTGGTGGATGAAGGCAAGGTGAACGTAGATGATCCGGTCGAAAAATATTTGCCGGAGTTCAAGGGGCAACAGGTGAATCTCAGCACGAACGCGGCGCAGCCGGAACTCAAAGCGCCGCGCCATCCGATCCTCGTGCGCGAAATACTCAGTCACACAAGCGGCCTGCCGTTCAAGTCGGACATGGAAGAGCCGACGCTTGATTTGAAGCCCCTTGCCGAGCGGGTGCAGAGCTACGCCAAGATGGCGCTGCTATTTGAGCCGGGCACGAAGTCGAAGTATTCGAATGCCGGCATCAACACCGCTGGGCGCATCGTCGAAGTCGTCAGCGGGATGAGCTTTGAACGGTTTCTCGACGAGCGGATCTTCAAACCGCTCGGCATGAAAGACACCACGTTCTGGCCGAATGCCAGCCAGCTCACGCGGCTGGCGAAAGCGTATAAGCCGAATGCCAAAAAGGACGACCTCGAAGAATGCCCGATCGGCCAACTCAAGTATCCGCTCGATGACCGTGAGCGGCAGCCCATGCCAGCCGGCGGTTTGTTTTCCACCGCGAATGACGTCGCAATCTTCTACCGGATGATCGCGAACCATGGCATTTTCAATGGCCGCCGTATCCTCTCCGAAAAAGCCGTTGCACAGATGACTTCCGATCAATCCGGGGAAGCCAAGTCCGCGTACGGTTTCGGTTTCGGCACCAATGGCCGAATCGTCACCCATGGCGGCGCTTACAACACCAATTCGCGCTATGATCGCGAACACCAACTCATCACGATTTTCCTGGTGCAACACGCCGGTTGGGCCAGGGACGGAAAGAAGATTTTGCCTGCGTTCCAAAAAGCCGGAACGGACGCTTTCGGCTCCACACCTCCCGCGCCGACGGCAAACGCCGCGGCGGATGCGCACCTGGTCGTCGGCATTCCCGGTGAAGCGGAGGCGAAATCCAAAGTCGCGGTGCCAACCGTGTCGCCAGCCTCGAAAGAAAACGTTACCCTCTTCAACGAACCGGGCCGTTACGGCGGCTGGCCGGCCAATCACGGCCTCTGGCAGTGGGGCAATGAACTGGTGGCGGGCTTCGAGGTCGCATGGTACAAGCATCCGACCAACGATCACGCCGTGGACCGCAGCAAGCCCTTCGAGTGCTGGCAGGCGCGCAGTCTCGATGGCGGCAAGACTTGGAAAAACGAAAGTGACCTGCCGTTCCGCGAAATCGGTCATGAGAAGAAACCCGACCTGTTGAAGGAGCCGCTGGATTTTACCGCGCCGAATTTTGCGCTCATGTTCCGCTTCGGCGGTCTGCATGCGGGGCCGTCCTGGTTTTATGTTTCAAATGATCGCTGCAAGAACTGGCGCGGGCCATTCTCATTTGCCGTCGAAGGTATGGATAAGATTTGTACCCGCACCGATCTCATCGTACTTGGTCAACGCGATTGCCTGATGTTCGGCAGCGCAGCGAAGCTGAGCGACGACAAGGAAGGCCGCGTATTCTGTGCGCGCACCACGGATGGCGGGTTGACGTGGAAGCTCGTCTCGCTCATTGGCCCCGAACCGGCAACCGGTTATGCCATCATGCCCTCCACGGTGCGACTGGCGAGCGGTGCGCTGGTGACGACCATCCGCCATGGCGGGGGCCAGAAACACAGCATCGCTGCCTGGCGTAGCGATGATCTCGGCCAGCATTGGGCTTCGCTCGGCGACGCCACGCCCGACATCGGCAGCAATCCACCGGCGCTCGTGCAGTTGAAGGATGGTCGTTTGTGTCTGACGTATGGTTATCGCCGCCGGCCATTCGGCGCGCGCGCACGGATCAGCAGCGATGAAGGCCGCTCTTGGGGACCGGAAATCATTTTGCGCGATGACGGGCTTACCGGTGACCTGGGCTACCCGCGCAGTCTGGTTCGCCCGGATGGCAAGGTCTTCACCATCTATTATTTCAACGGCCCGCGTGATGAAGACCGCCCGATTCAGGGAACTTTCTGGACGCCGCCCGCAGCAACAGCAACCGCTCGACAAACCCAATGACCTCATTTACAACCGCTCCATATATGCATAACCAACTTGGCAACGCTGTCTTCATCGCCATCAGCCCTTCAAGCTGCTGCCGTGGAGTGCCGGAGGTTGAGGACCAATGGCAGCCATGATCAAGATTCGTTCCATTACGTTGTTGTGCGCGGCGCTGATCGTTTGGGCGGGCGTCGCCGAACCGCCAAAGCCGGGCTCCGCACTTCAGTCGTTCGTGGACCACCACGAACTCGCTGGCGCGGTCACTCTCGTAGCCACCGCTGACAAGGTACTCGACGTCCAAGCGGTTGGTTGGGCCGACCTCGCTGCGAATCAACCCATGCGCCCCGATTGCCTGTTTTGGATCGCCTCGCAGTCGAAGCCGATCGCGGTAACAGCGTTGATGATGCTTGTGGACGAGGGAAAGGTGAGCCTGGATGATCCGGTCGAGAAGTATCTGCCGGAATTCAAAGACCAGTGGCTTGCGGCGGAGCACGACAATCAGCATGTGTTGTTGAAGAAACCGCAACATCCCATTGTCGTCAGCAACCTGCTTAACCACACCAGCGGGATGCTTTACAAGACGTCAATCGAGCAACCGACGCTCGACCTGTTGCCGCTCAACGCGCGCATGCACGCCTACGTGATGTCGCCGCTCCAATTTGAGCCTGGCACGAAACATCTCTATGCGAACGCCGGCATCAACACCGCCGCCCGTATTGTCGAACTCGTCAGCGGCCTGCCGTATGAACGATTCCTCGCCGAACGCGTTTTCACCCCGCTCGGTATGAAAGACACAACGTTCCACCCCAACGCCGACCAACTCAAGCGCCTCGCCAAAGCCTATAAGCCGAACGCTGCCGGCACCGCGCTCGAAGAAGCGCCGATTCCCCAGCTCCGTTATCCGTTGGATGACCACACACGCTGCATCCAACCCGCCGGCGGTCTGTTCTCCACGGCCAGCGACCTGTTGAACTTCTACCGTATGATTCTCAATGGCGGTGTCTTTGCCGGTCAGCGAATCCTCTCCGAGCAGGCGGTTCGGCAGATGACCTCGAAGCAGACGGGCAACTTACCGCAGTCGTATGGTTTCGGGTTCGACACCCAGGGTGGGCGAATTGGTCATGGCGGCACTTTCGGCACCGTATCATCCATTGATCGCGAGCATCGGCTCATCACGATATTCCTGGTCCAATACGCCGGGCCGTCGTCCAATCTTAACAAGTTTGTCCCCGTTTTTCGCAAAGCCGTTGCGGAGAGCTTCCCTGCCTCCTCCCCGTAGTTGTTGATCCTATTGCATTCAAACCACACCCACATCAAACAAACAAGACCATGAGACATCATCGCTTCACCACCCTGCTAACCTGTGTCGCACTGACTGCGGGAACGACGGTGTTCGGGGCCGCGCCCAAGCCGGTCCCGACCCACGCGGACGTTGCCTATGGCCCGAGTCCGCGCCAGTTGATGGATATCCATGTGCCGACGAATGGGAGCGGCCCGTTTCCGGTTTTGATCTGGTACGGCGGCATCTGGAAGCCGAGCAAGCATGTGCCGGACCTCAGTCGCTTCCTGCCGAAACAAATCGCCGTGATTGGCGTGCAGTTGCGCACGCTGACCGACGGCGTGGATGAAAAAGCGAACCCGCCGGTTTGCTATGTGATGAACGACGCCTGCCGCGCCGTGCAGTTCGTGCGCCTGAATGCGGCGCAGTGGAAGCTGGACCCGCGCAAGATCGCGGTGGGCGGTGGCTCGCAGGGAACACTGCCCGCGCTGTATGTCGGTTGCGCCGGGAACCGTGCCGATCCCAAATCGGACGACCCCGTCGGCCGTGTCTCCACCAAGGTCACTGGCGTGGCGGCTTATCGCAGCCAGCCGAGCATTGACCCGAAGCGCATGCAGGAATGGGTGCCCGGCGTGAAGTGGGGAGCGCCGGCGCTGGGTTGCAGCTTTGAAGAATCCGAGAAGCGGCGCGATGAACTGCTGCCGCTCATTGAGAAATGGTCGCCCGAGGCGCTGTTGCACCAAGGCGCGGCCCCGATCTATTTTGAAAACAACTGGGGTTTGACGCAGCCGGAGAAGGTCACCGAGATGGATTACAAGGTTCACTCGCCCGCCTGGGCGCTTGGTTTCCAAAAGCTCGCCGAAAAAGCCGGTGCGGTCTGCCTCGTGAAGTATCCCGACCACCCCACCGAGGGATACCAAGATATCTGGGATTTCCTGGTGCAAAAGTTGCAAGCGCCTGCGCCTTGAAATCGGGCGAGCCGCTTCGGTTGCGGGTCTTTCTCGACCGTTCGTTGCTGAAAGCTTGGGCCCTCAACCCAGTCAACAATTGGTGAAAATACGGTTGTTTTGATGCCCACCTGCTGGGGTATTACCGCCAATGGTAATGGCTCCTTTCGTCCTTTTGGTCCTTGCTGTCTTTGCTGTCCTCCATCAGTCCTATTAGCCCCATTCCTCCCATCCACCCTATCTTCTGGCCTTATCCCGTCCATCAGTCCCATGCGTCCTATCCGTCCCGTTTTTCGTCTTCATTTTTATGCCAGCTAATTTTTTTGCCATGTCCGATTCCCTATTTTTCTGCAAAATCAGTTTCATTCCGCATTTGTTTCTTTGCTTAATCATTCCGCACTTCGAAATCCGCACTCCGAAATCGAGTATTCCGCATCCCCATTTGAATTATTTCCCCCTGGGAGGGAATCGCTTTTTCCATTCCTGTGTCACGCTCTCGCCCGTGGGTCATCACGGACCGCGCGTTTGCGGTCCGCCAGACACCGTGTGTCGCGACCCACCTGACTGAAAAATAGAACGACATAATATTATGAAAACTCAAATTCCGATGCAGGATCGTTTAAAATTCCAGCTCCTGACTCCAAACTCCCATCTTCTTCGACACGATTTTTTACCTGCCATTTTTATGCCATGCTCTTCGCTCCCCATTCGCGTCTATTCGCGTAATTCGCGGGCATCCCTGTCTCTCTGAAATTTGAAATCTGAAATCTGAAATTCCTATGTGGCCGCACAAATTCATCTCCCGCATCATCCGCCCCAAGATCATCAAGCCGGTCATCATCCGCGCCATCATTCGTGTTTCCCAGCGCCGGATCGGTCCGCGCCCCAAACCATCCCTCATCACCCAATACTTTCGCACGGCCCAACGATTCATGAACCTGGATCGGATGCTGTTTTCCAACAGCTTCGCCTGCTGCCAGAACTCGCTGCGCCAGCTTTTGGCGACCTTCCCGCAACCAAACTGCACCACCCCCCTGCAAAATGGACCAGCGGCGCTTGACTCGAAAACCTCACAACCGTCTGTTTTACACCAACTTATAAAAATGACATCCGTCGAAACCATTTCCTGAAAATTTCATTTTTGGTACAGAAACGGTCCAGTTTTGGTCCAGTTTTTATCCCCGTCGCACCAGTCATCATTGGACGTGGCCCCCCCAAGCGTTAGGCGGAGCCGTTTTTATCCCCCAACCTCGCCGGCTGGCGGATCGAGATTCAGCGTTTATGAACAATACTAAGGCTTGCCAATTCGCGCCAAATTGGAACACTGCCAGACGATTAACACATGAGCCTGCTTTATGAGCGCTGGCGCCAGGTGGCGAAGGAACGACGCAAGGAATTGGCGTTGCGGGATCTGGCCACCGGAGACGCCTGGACTTTCGAACAACTCGCCACCGCGGTGGAATCTTCCGCGCGCGGCAAGCCGGGTTTGATCTGCCCGCATGGGCATTCGGCGCAATTTATCCTGGCAGTATTGCGCGGCTGGCGGGATCAGTCGGTGGTATGCCCGTTGGAGCCCGGCCAAAAGCCGCCGGCGGTGCCGTTGCCGCCACCGGGCATCGCACATCTCAAACTTACCTCGGCCACCACCGGCCAGTCCCGGGTCGTGGCCTTCACGGGGGCCCAGCTTGCGGCGGATGCGGAGCACATCCTGCCCACCATGGGCCTGCGCCCCGAGTGGCCCAACCTGGCGGTGATTTCCATGGCTCACTCGTATGGATTCTCCAACCTGGTGTTGCCGCTGACCTTGTTCGGTATTCCGCTCCTCGTCGCGCCCTCGCCATTGCCAGAAGCCATGCGCCGGGCCGCGCAGCTTTTCCCGGCCATCACCCTGCC
This genomic interval carries:
- a CDS encoding SUMF1/EgtB/PvdO family nonheme iron enzyme; the encoded protein is MNINWVRSEFGLWLLPPQLALFCTILALAFPGASQTAEPKEFTNSLGMKLVRIEPGRFIMGQNGPSADYHMNKHPAEFDHADWDEKPAHKVTITQPFHFGATEVTLGQYRQFKPKHRARSGDDEAATGVSWFEAVAFCEWLSKREGKTYRLPTEAEWEYACRAGTTTLFNTGDTLPAGYQHWFGELSRRTLYFTNGTMPPEYQVITSPVSLRVAQNPSNAWGLFDMHGNVAEWCADWYGPYEADAQTDPLGRSDGDFRVFRGGWHSSFTRLIRSANRGAWIPESVSDVIGFRVVLGELPKGSRLPPPPPPLNAQNVSQGLAKLQLPSADIPFFSGPNPFVKIPANSSGPLFSWHNHSPAITECPNGDLLAAWFSCVDEGGSELCNVASRLRQGSTEWEPASPFWDGADVNDHAPKLWWDGDHTLYHFARGFAENILRTSTNNGATWSKARTLFPHGEFGNQLLRTREGYLLITHDSRTTGLVSSRDGGQTWNAIEMLKRDTAAEIRPGGTGHRPPGIHAPIVQLADGSIMAISRQDPKEDQARFHGKTPISITRDWGKTWTFAESEFPAISSAQRAVLFRLHEGPLLLCSYTDQGLNWKQRQGLQFKAADGSEFTGYGLFAAVSFDDGKTWPARRLITPGGPKRTEPTIDRGAFIVSDTMAEPTGYLAVTQTRDGRVQLLSSKNHYVFNLAWLKTLPPAPKK
- a CDS encoding serine hydrolase domain-containing protein encodes the protein MIKIRSITLLCAALIVWAGVAEPPKPGSALQSFVDHHELAGAVTLVATADKVLDVQAVGWADLAANQPMRPDCLFWIASQSKPIAVTALMMLVDEGKVSLDDPVEKYLPEFKDQWLAAEHDNQHVLLKKPQHPIVVSNLLNHTSGMLYKTSIEQPTLDLLPLNARMHAYVMSPLQFEPGTKHLYANAGINTAARIVELVSGLPYERFLAERVFTPLGMKDTTFHPNADQLKRLAKAYKPNAAGTALEEAPIPQLRYPLDDHTRCIQPAGGLFSTASDLLNFYRMILNGGVFAGQRILSEQAVRQMTSKQTGNLPQSYGFGFDTQGGRIGHGGTFGTVSSIDREHRLITIFLVQYAGPSSNLNKFVPVFRKAVAESFPASSP
- a CDS encoding serine hydrolase, translated to MKTQTNRSWSTLNLLLLAATIAAWPPMQAAESPKLAPVLQPFVEDRTLAGAVILVADTNKILALEAVGWMDIAAKKPMRPDCVFWIASQSKPITATALMILVDEGKVNVDDPVEKYLPEFKGQQVNLSTNAAQPELKAPRHPILVREILSHTSGLPFKSDMEEPTLDLKPLAERVQSYAKMALLFEPGTKSKYSNAGINTAGRIVEVVSGMSFERFLDERIFKPLGMKDTTFWPNASQLTRLAKAYKPNAKKDDLEECPIGQLKYPLDDRERQPMPAGGLFSTANDVAIFYRMIANHGIFNGRRILSEKAVAQMTSDQSGEAKSAYGFGFGTNGRIVTHGGAYNTNSRYDREHQLITIFLVQHAGWARDGKKILPAFQKAGTDAFGSTPPAPTANAAADAHLVVGIPGEAEAKSKVAVPTVSPASKENVTLFNEPGRYGGWPANHGLWQWGNELVAGFEVAWYKHPTNDHAVDRSKPFECWQARSLDGGKTWKNESDLPFREIGHEKKPDLLKEPLDFTAPNFALMFRFGGLHAGPSWFYVSNDRCKNWRGPFSFAVEGMDKICTRTDLIVLGQRDCLMFGSAAKLSDDKEGRVFCARTTDGGLTWKLVSLIGPEPATGYAIMPSTVRLASGALVTTIRHGGGQKHSIAAWRSDDLGQHWASLGDATPDIGSNPPALVQLKDGRLCLTYGYRRRPFGARARISSDEGRSWGPEIILRDDGLTGDLGYPRSLVRPDGKVFTIYYFNGPRDEDRPIQGTFWTPPAATATARQTQ